One window of the Planktothrix sp. FACHB-1365 genome contains the following:
- a CDS encoding histidine triad nucleotide-binding protein → MTDTIFSKIIRREIPADIVYEDDMCLAFRDIAPQAPVHILVIPKKPIPKLADATSEDHALMGHLLLKVKQVAEEAGLENGYRVVINTGVDGGQTVDHLHLHILGGRYMEWPPG, encoded by the coding sequence ATGACTGATACGATTTTTAGCAAAATTATTCGTCGGGAGATTCCGGCTGATATTGTTTATGAGGATGATATGTGCCTCGCCTTTCGGGATATTGCCCCTCAAGCCCCCGTTCATATTCTGGTAATTCCTAAAAAACCCATTCCTAAACTTGCTGATGCGACATCTGAAGACCATGCCCTGATGGGACATTTGCTGCTGAAGGTAAAACAGGTCGCTGAAGAAGCGGGACTGGAGAACGGTTATCGCGTTGTCATTAATACGGGTGTCGATGGCGGACAAACCGTTGATCATCTTCATCTGCATATTCTTGGGGGTCGTTATATGGAATGGCCTCCGGGTTAA
- a CDS encoding YifB family Mg chelatase-like AAA ATPase yields the protein MLARVWSACIVGIDAVKVGVEVDISGGLPKITVLGLPDAAVQESRERVKATLKNAGYAFPMRNIVINLTPADLRKEGPSFDLPISIGILAASEQIKPDLLGDFLFLGEVSLDGSLRPVAGVLPIAAAAANMGIIGLVVPEDNVQEAAVVQGLSVYGFKSLLDVADFLNHPQHYQPVKLTATDLLAQKITIGLDLSEVKGQAHARRALEIAATGGHNLIFVGPPGSGKTMLARRLPGILPPLSFEESLEVTRIYSVAGLLKNRGTLVSDRPFRSPHHSASGPSLVGGGTYPKPGEISLAHRGVLFADELTEFKRDVLEFLRQPLEDGFVTVSRTKQSVIFPAKFTLVASTNPCPCGYYGDTIQPCTCSPRQREQYWAKLSGPLMDRIDLQVAVNRLKPEEILQQSQGESSSKIRERVIKARERTCQRFQEEPQLKSNAEMQSRHIQKWCQLDSVGQSLLENAIRKLGLSARASDRILKVARTIADLAGEENIKPPHVAEAIQYRTIDRMQ from the coding sequence ATGTTAGCCAGGGTTTGGAGTGCCTGTATTGTTGGGATTGATGCCGTTAAAGTCGGGGTTGAAGTCGATATTTCCGGGGGACTGCCTAAAATTACGGTGTTGGGACTTCCCGATGCGGCGGTTCAGGAATCACGAGAACGGGTAAAAGCGACGTTGAAAAATGCCGGGTATGCTTTCCCGATGCGTAATATTGTGATTAATTTAACCCCTGCGGATTTACGCAAAGAAGGGCCGAGTTTTGACCTGCCAATTAGTATTGGAATTCTAGCAGCATCAGAACAAATTAAACCGGATTTATTAGGAGATTTTTTATTTTTAGGTGAGGTGAGTTTAGATGGTAGCTTAAGACCCGTTGCAGGTGTGCTTCCTATTGCGGCGGCGGCGGCAAACATGGGAATTATAGGGTTAGTGGTTCCTGAAGATAATGTTCAAGAAGCAGCAGTTGTTCAGGGATTATCGGTTTATGGATTTAAAAGTTTATTAGATGTCGCTGATTTTTTAAATCATCCCCAACATTACCAACCTGTTAAATTAACAGCAACGGATTTATTAGCTCAAAAAATAACAATTGGCTTAGATTTAAGTGAAGTTAAAGGACAAGCTCACGCTCGCAGGGCGTTAGAAATTGCAGCAACGGGCGGACATAATTTAATTTTTGTCGGGCCACCCGGAAGCGGAAAAACGATGTTAGCTCGTCGTTTACCGGGGATTTTACCGCCTTTAAGTTTTGAAGAATCTTTAGAAGTAACTCGGATTTATTCGGTGGCTGGATTATTAAAAAATCGGGGAACTTTAGTGAGCGATCGCCCCTTTAGAAGTCCCCATCATTCCGCTTCTGGCCCTTCTTTAGTTGGAGGAGGAACCTATCCGAAACCAGGGGAGATTTCTTTAGCCCATCGCGGCGTGTTGTTTGCTGATGAGCTAACGGAATTTAAACGGGATGTTTTAGAGTTTTTAAGACAACCGTTAGAGGATGGATTTGTAACAGTTTCCCGAACTAAACAATCGGTTATATTTCCGGCTAAATTTACGTTAGTTGCCAGTACAAACCCTTGCCCCTGTGGTTATTATGGGGATACAATTCAACCTTGTACTTGTTCTCCTCGTCAACGAGAACAATATTGGGCAAAATTATCAGGGCCATTGATGGATCGAATTGATTTGCAAGTGGCGGTTAATCGTTTGAAACCCGAAGAAATTCTACAACAATCTCAAGGGGAAAGTTCTTCTAAAATTCGAGAACGAGTGATCAAAGCTCGTGAACGAACTTGTCAACGATTTCAGGAAGAACCGCAATTAAAATCGAATGCAGAAATGCAAAGTCGTCATATTCAAAAATGGTGTCAATTAGATAGTGTTGGACAGAGTTTATTAGAAAATGCAATTAGAAAATTGGGGTTATCTGCAAGGGCGAGCGATCGCATTTTAAAAGTAGCCCGAACTATTGCAGATTTAGCCGGGGAAGAGAATATTAAACCGCCCCATGTTGCTGAGGCGATTCAATATCGAACCATTGATCGAATGCAGTAA